Sequence from the Salvelinus namaycush isolate Seneca chromosome 24, SaNama_1.0, whole genome shotgun sequence genome:
CTGACAGAATCTCACCTGGGAGAGAGCTTGTCCAtttgcagtgcattcggaaagtattcaaaccgctttcattttcccacattttgttacgttacagccttattgtaaaattgatTCAATGAATTACTTtcctcaatctatacacaataccccataatgacaaagcgaaaacaggtttttagaaatgtttgcaaatgtattaaaaatcatactttatttacataagtattcagaccctttgctcaggtgcatcctgtttccattgatcgtccttgatgtttctacaactttatttggagtccacctgtggtcaattcagttgattggacatgatttggaaaggcacacaccagtctatataaggtcccacagttgacagtgcatgtcagagcaaaaaccaagccatgaggttgaaggaattgtacgtagagctccgagacaggattgtgtcgaggaacagatctggggaagggtaccaaaaaaaattcTGCCGCATTGAAAgtacaagaacacagtggcctccatcattcttaaatggaagaagtttggaaccaccaacactcttcctagagctggctgcctggccaaacagcaattgggggagaagggccctaGTCaacgaggtgaccaagaacctgatggtgaACCTTCCAGAGTTCTCTcaggaggacaaccatctttgcagcattgcaccaatcaggccttcatggtagagatggaagccactcctcagtaaaaggcacctgacagcccgcttgaggttttccaaagggcacctaaaggactctgacgatgagaaacaagattctctggtctgacgagaccaagattgaactccttggcctgaatgccaagcaccacgtctggaggaaacctggcaccatccctacagtgaagcgtagtggtggcagcatcatgctgtggagatgtttttcagcggcagggactgggagactagtcaggatcgagtaaaatacagagagatcattgatgaaaacctgctccagagcactcaggatgtcagactggggcgaaggttcaccttccaacaggacaatgaccctaagtacacagccaagacaggattggcttcggaacaagtctgaATGGCCGAGTGGCTTTCTTtctttataaatttgcaaaaaattgtgtttgctttgtcattatggggtattgtgtgtagatacaaTTTATTGTTTTAAAATAAGGCtttaacaatgtggaaaaagtcaaggggtctgaatactttcagaatgcactgtaagtgcCTGTACAGTTACATGTTAAAGTCATGTTATTGGTGTGGCTGTCCTTgtctgtgtatactgtatacaaaaatataaacggaacatgtagagttggtcccatttttcatgagctgaaataagagcacacattttgtgcacaaatttgtttacatccctatagtgttcatttctcctttgccaagataaatcCATCCACTTTGataggtgtagcatatcaagaagctgattaaacagcacaattacacaggtgcaccttgtgctggggacaaaaggcccctctaaaatgtgcagttttgtcacacacaatgccacagatgtttcaagttgagGGATCATGCATATGGCACGCTGActgcaggactgtccaccagagctgttggcagataatgttcatttctccaacattttagagaatttggcagtacatccaactggcctcaaccgtagaccacgccagcccaggactttcacatccggcttcttcacaaGCTAGGTAGCATCCCTGAAAACCGGATGCATCCACTTGTTGGCAACTCCGCTAAGGGTGTCTAAATTAAAGATCACTTGTAATTCTGATTAGTAAGCAGCTGAGTTACTGCACgcatttcccaaactcggtagggtgcacgttttgttttttgtcctaacactacacagctgattcaaatgatcaaagcttgattaGTTGGTTATTTAAAAaacccttggggtcccgaggacagagtttgggaaacgccGCCTTAATGTGTGCAGTAACTCAGCTGCTTACGATAAGAATCTGCCGTTACTGATGTGATAGTGTTGAGTAGATGTAAATAATTGGGAAACCCTGCATTAAGTGGTTGGGCAACAAGGAATACAGGTAGGACAGGCTGTCAAACAACTTTGCATAGAGGATTACAGTAAGTACAGTAAGAGGAATCGTCTGTTGTAGGCCTTGCTCTAACAACAGTGTGGAATGTACAGTGTGGTTGCAAAACGAGATCTGTCAGGAATATATCATCAGATATTTAGCCAGTTCCCTAACCTGTCAAAGGAAAGACCATTGGATTTGATGCAACCAGAAACCAGTCATTTATCATGTGGAAGTGTTAAATCAAGACTACATTTATTTACATTAATACAATAACAGTAGTTACATACACAGGAACATTGATCAAGCAGGCGTTGATTGGTCACATTTTCTCGACTGGTATGATGCCTAATATTTTCATCCCGTTGGCCAACACAGTGCAGACACCACCGAAGAGCCGCAGCCTAGCCTGTCGACGAGGATGAACAAATTATCTGAATCATCATCATCTCAACGGTTTACGTCATGAACATGTTCCTTGTCAAAGGATGGTACTAAAACCTGTTGAAAATGGTCACAAGTAGATTTGTAATCTATATGGCTATGCCCGTATAAAATAAATTTTCCAAGGAAGGCCATTCACAATTAATGGATAGCATTGAATCGGAATACACCAGGCCCTAAATGCACCCGTTGACTGAAATTACACTTATGCACATTGTGGAATTTCCTACCTTGGGTCTCAGGCTATTTGTATTGAATAGGATACATGGGCAAATTATCAGTGTTTATCTACCTGTGCAACAGCTTGATGGCTTCCCTTTACTGGCAGCTCCCTGTGTGCTGACGCAGCCAGGTGACTAGCCAGGCAGGAGAACAAAGACATTTTATGATTAGGTAATATAATATAATCATGTTCACACTGCCTGCATGTCAGACATTAAACACCCTGCTCCTTACCTCAGTGTCATAAGGAAGTTAACGAGATGTTTTGGCTGCAGATCCTGTACAGACTGGTATAGAACTTCGTCATAGCTGAAAATAGACATTGTGAATGATGTAGGATAAATATTTTGATCACAATGGAAAACAGCATGTTCGGGTGTGACTGCATTTATTTAGTGACAGTGACATTTTCATCTGAATACCCCACCCACACATGCTTACATTCCTCTATGATGTATTCAAATGCAACAGGAATGAGAGCAGGTTATATAATTGGCTTCCAGCACACAGTAATTAGGGCTCAGAATAGTTCCTGGTTAGGGAACCATTCCGGCCCAACACGTAATCAGTGAAGAGTAACCCTGACCATTCTCCTATGTGTGGGGTTAGAGGGCATTCACTTACCGAAGGAGGTGCTGGAGTATCGAAATACTCCTCTGATCTAGAAGAAGTGACGGGTCAAAGGCACCTTCCTCTCCGTCGCCATACCGATGTATTAAACTGAAATGACAACAGTTGGTGAGAAGTCCGACAATGAGTTGCTTAATCAAGAGTCAGTTCATGTATTGTACTAACGTTCTATATTATTGAAAGTCCTGCAGTTTGTGAAATGATGAATGCTTCCTCATCACTCACCTACGGAGTCTGGCATGtgtgtactgtagaaacacccctGTATCACCTTGGGCCTGGAGGATCCTATCCCAGTCAAACTTGTAGTCTGATCCTAGAGGCCCTTTAAAGTCCTGAGACAAGAAAGACAGAAAACAGGGTCATATAACCTGGAGCAATCTTCCATTGTTTTCATGCTTCAATAACCTATTTCCAAAGACACAGCTGTCGCTACACCTACAGACCCACACACGTGTTCTTACCCTCTGTTTGTCCTTCGTTTCATGCACTAGGTAGGTAAGTTTGAAGAATAAGATGTTTGGTTGGTATGTCTTATTCTTTAAGGTTGGGTAAAATTGGTTCACCTGAACTATAAGCGCACTGATCCCCACTTTCTCAGCTGTGTCTTCTGGATACACCATTTCCTTGGTGGCTGAGGAGATAAAGAATGTTAACTGACAGATTATTAATGACCAATAACTATACACCTAGGCTGAATCCCatatggcaacctattccctgcatagggcactatttttgaccagagccctatgtcacctggtcaaaagtagtggactatataggaaatagggtgtaaTGGGAATATTTAAGATGAATAAAGTTCATATTCAGTTTAGAGTGGTACATAGTTCAGCGTATTCATATATTTTCCCTTTCTGTAATACACATGATTTACAGTGTTCTGTTTGTGACACTCAGGTTGACGGTCACTAGACTCAATGCAGTATGTTATGGATTCAACTCATATCTGTTGATAGTGATTGACGCCAGACTGGAGGTACAAGGACTCTGAATATGATGGTATTCTGTGAAACGTTGTGCGATTCTTTAGCAGCTGAGGAAGTCACAGCCTTTTGTTTTGACTTCCTACAAGCCTATtgggctggtgtttacagaacagttgCCAGCTGATTATGGTACTGTATAATGAAGGCCAATTAGACATTTTCTCCGCTTCTGTGCTGGGTGGCATCTCCCTGTTGCAACTTGTAATAAACCCGATTCATTTTTGATTGACTTTTATCTGGGGCTGCCCTTCTCTTTTGTTCACCTGGAAATTCCTATTACTTAGGgtttcatttgggacgcagacaaaaTCTCTATAATGAATCCCATGTCATGTCCTTACTCTTGGACTGGCTCATGTTCCTGAGCATCCTAGCCCGGGCTTCATCCAGGACATCTTCCAGGAAAACCACCTCTCCCAGCCTCGTCTTCATACCCTGCACCAGGCCAAATGGCACATGCTGGCACCTGCAGCCAAACAGATAAAACAATAcctacatataaactcagcaaaaaaagaaacatcttctcactgtcaactgcgttaattttcagcaaacttaacatgtgtaaatatgaatgtgaacataacaagattcaacgaCTGAGACAAagtgaacaagttccacagacatgtgactaacagatatggaataatgtgtccctgaataaaggggggggggggggggggtgcaaaatcaaaagtaacagtcagtatctggtgtggccaccagctgcattaagtactgcagtgaatCTCCTCAAGGACTGCgccagattttccagttcttgctgatgttgccccactcttccaccaagacacctggaagttcccggacatttctggggggaatgatgctgtgacacaccgccccagaccatgacggaccctccacctccaaatcgatccctctccagagtacatgcctcagtgtaacgcttattcctttgacaataaacgtgaatccggccaccacccctggtgagacaaaaccgcgacttatcagtgaagagcactttttgccagtcctgtctggtccagcgacggtgggtttgtgccgataggcgatgttgttgccggtgatgtctggtgaggacctgccttacaacaggccaacaagccctcagtccaatctctcagcctattgcggacagtttgagcactgatggagggattgtgcgttcctggtgtacctgtcccgcaggtgtgatgttcggatgtaccgatcctgtacctgtcctgcaggtgttgttacacgtggtctgccattgcgaggacgatcagctgtcagtcctgtcttcctgtagcgctgtcttaggcgtctcacagtacggacattgcaatttattgccctggccatatctgcagttatcatgcctccttgcagcatgcctaaggcacgttcacgcagatgagcagggaccctgggcatctttcttttggtgtttttcagtcagtagaaaggcctctttagtgtcctaaattttcataattgtgaccttaattgtctaccgtctgtaagctgttagtgtcttaacgaccattccacaggtgcatgttaattaattgtttatggttcattgaacaagcatgggaaacaatgtttaaaccctttacaatgaagatctgtgaagttatttggattgttACGAATtacctttgaaagacagggtcgtGAAAAAGGGACGTGAGTTTACATAAATATAATATAGGATAAACATAACAGATAAAACAACTGCATAACAGTGGGGGGGACACACCAGACCATGAAACCAGATAGATTTACTATGGGACTATCTGTAGAAACAATCGATTGTTTGTATTGTGACAGCTGCGTACACAGCGTTACCTCTCAGCCCACGAGTGTCCCATAGCCAAGAGGATCTGGAACAGCTGCTGGAAATGAATCCCTTGACTTTTGTCTGTCTTCACAAAGAAACAAACGACAATACGTTTAGATAAAAGTTCATATAACACTGCTTTTTGTAGTCATTGCTGAGTGTTAGAGCAGTTTGGCCGAATGCTTACCACATAGATCATCTCATCGAAATTGTACCTTTCCTTTCGATCTATGGCTGCAGCAAGATCTCTGGAAAGACAGAATATGACAAAAATGATCATCAAGACTCACGTGTCACTTGATAATTACTTAAGGCATTGCACACCAGTCATAACAACACTGTCAACCTTCTAAAGCAGCACAGACCTGGTGATATAGAGAGATGTCCCATCACTGCGTAGTACTGTGGAGTAGCTGGACATGTCTCCAGCTGAAGAGAGATCCACTACGCCTGTCCCCTTCCTGTTAaccgttatatatatatatacacacacacaatttattCACCATATATATCACTTTTGTTTGTTAATTGGACAAGCTTATTCTACATATACTATCACTGTTACCTGTGATCAATGCACACttttgttttatttcttattcatttcTACATACTTACCTATAAATAATCCATAGATTATTTCTCTGCTTAATTTAACACGTAGTAGTACTAGATGTTGGGTGGGAATGTTTACTTAAAGGAATGTGGTGACAGTTTGCTTAGTGTATGACATTTACCCAGACTTTTTACACAATGCTCTTTCATAACTCATAAGGATGTTTGCTTCCGTGACATACTCTGTGGTTTTCAGCAGGCCTCGTCTCTGTAGCTGCTGCACCACCTCCTGGGCTTGTTGTTGGTGAAAGGACTCTCCAGAGTAGACGTCAAAATGAACCCCTAAGCGCTGAGGAACATAAACACATTGCATCAATATTGACATCTGATAACAAAACGGTGTGTTACAAAGGCGCTAACGTCTTGTGCACTTCCCTGGAATGACAACCCTGTCTGAGTTCATATAAGGCAGTGCATGGACATCAATACAAACAGTGTTTGCTTGAGTAGTGTAAATTACTGTTTTAATTTAATAAAACAGTTTAGCCAAAAGTTTAGTCCTACAACAGCCTTTTGGCTAGTTGGTCAGAGGCGTGCAGGCCGGGTCAATACCTTGTAGACTTGTTGGTACTCCTCCACTGTGATCTCTCTAAACTGTTTCCAtagtaacaaggcctggggttcCTGCTGTTCCAGCTGTTTAAAGAACTCTCTGGCCGCCTGTCCTATGACCTCATTGTTCTCCGCCTCCTTGTTCACCTGAACGTAAACCTACAGGACAtgtatacacacaaacaaacttgTAAGGGAAGGCCGCCAAAGACGTGTCCACGCGTACTGACATGACTGCATAAAAAAACATAACACGAGGGCAGTGGTTCAACTTTTCTCTCAGAACTACTATGATTCTCAAAACTTACATCAAATAGGTGTTGTAAGGGATTCTTTTTCAACTTCTCCTGACACCCAAAGAGCTGAAAGCCAGCTCCCAGCAGACCTAAAATCCACAGGCAAAGAAGAGGTTATGGAAACCTGGTCCCATTTCCCAAGGCAATGGTTTACTATACCTTTCAGCGAAAACTATCATTCTTATTTTCAAAAAGTTGTGGTACCAGTAATCAAATCACATATAGATTTATATtgcttaaaggtagactcagtgatATGACGTAGGTGCCCAAAGTAAAATCCCCCAAGGATTTTGGGGAAGTTGAAGCTTGCttactgcatttctacacaatttaTACTCTAAAATGCTattttgaatttaaaaaaaataaaaataaacccaGCCATTAATTAGCACCACAATATTAGGTTTAAAGGTCTGTGGAACGGCATATACCATGTCAACCACTACTCAACCTCTTCATAAATTGACTCAATTGAGGAAAGGGGCATATATTCCAATGTAAAATAGATACGTAATACACGCTATCAAGTCACATCAAGGCCGACTTCAAAATGGCGACATCCAGGCGgtgtgtgagtttcaagtttggggaagcaatTTTTTCACCATAAAATTGCACCTTTACAATAAAGGATTGCATGCAACCATCATTCCATTTGCAAAATAATGCAAGATAGGTTACTACTCCTAATGTGATTGCATAGTCataatttaggctaataatatacCTCAGTTCAGAACAATGTATGCCTGAGCACACAGTGAGTAGGCCTAATCAGAGATGTTTCTTCTCCTTTCTTTGCATGGGAAGAATTTGGcattttataaacacatttcatgcaattttaCTACACTTTACATGCCTGGAGACACAAGCAACATCTTTTTAATACGACACAAATTAGTAGCTCACTCTGCTGATACTGACAAGCAGATCAGTAAATACGACCTTGTCTTGAATGCAACCATCTAATATAGATCCACGAAAACAAAAGACACAAATTGTACAATATCACGTCCATCTAGTGTGGAGGAAATGATTGTCTCCAAAAAACATTTCAGGTGTACTGACCCAACAATAAAGACAGTGATATGTGTGCACTCACTGTGTGTGACGTTGTGGgagcgaagtcttgcatctcACGCATCGCAATATCTGCTTTGCCACTCGTGGCAACGTCATTTCACTGAGTCTACCTTCTCAGTGTATTCCTTTATGTTCTTCTTCTCTGCTTTACTCACCAAACTGCATGCCCCAATCTCCCAGGTAATTCACTCTAATGACATTATTTCCCAAGGATTCTTTCAGGTTGGCAATGAAGTTACCTAAAAATAACATTGTG
This genomic interval carries:
- the rars2 gene encoding probable arginine--tRNA ligase, mitochondrial, with product MHMACYFRRSIASKLSRALGRSEDAFISALCAIPVSKKQQSPDFRLSVNTLLRNGILPTNGDLQAQTEALASQLKQDSVVEEIFAGRGVIHFRVSRNLLVQKVLEQLCQERHKFGVKSELFDGLKKGTTVVEFSSPNIAKKFHAGHLRSTIIGNFIANLKESLGNNVIRVNYLGDWGMQFGLLGAGFQLFGCQEKLKKNPLQHLFDVYVQVNKEAENNEVIGQAAREFFKQLEQQEPQALLLWKQFREITVEEYQQVYKRLGVHFDVYSGESFHQQQAQEVVQQLQRRGLLKTTEKGTGVVDLSSAGDMSSYSTVLRSDGTSLYITRDLAAAIDRKERYNFDEMIYVTDKSQGIHFQQLFQILLAMGHSWAERCQHVPFGLVQGMKTRLGEVVFLEDVLDEARARMLRNMSQSKTTKEMVYPEDTAEKVGISALIVQDFKGPLGSDYKFDWDRILQAQGDTGVFLQYTHARLRSLIHRYGDGEEGAFDPSLLLDQRSISILQHLLRYDEVLYQSVQDLQPKHLVNFLMTLSHLAASAHRELPVKGSHQAVAQARLRLFGGVCTVLANGMKILGIIPVEKM